In Halobacterium noricense, the genomic stretch CCGGCAGTTTACAACATCGCGCAACTTGCAGTCGGCATGAATCCTGAGTGCCCTGAATTCAACGGATGGTTCTCGAATGATCATGGCCGGTATGGAAACGTTCATTTCGGAATCGGAACGAGCAGCAACCTCGGTGGGACGACTCGTGCCCCCGTTCACTTCGACGCGATGATGGCTGAACCTACACTTGAACTTGATGGTGAAGTCGTCCTTGATGACGGCGAATTCACGTTTTTCTAGGGCCCTTATTGCCTTCCCCCCGCATTTTCTTTCCTCCAACAGCTATAAATAGTACCTTGTTTCGGGCTGAAACATCATCCACATTCCATAACATTCATAGTTAATCACTGTCAGGGTGCAGTTGCATGCCAAGTGAAGGCAATAGGCACTCGGTAGATCGGCGATCGTTCCTTAAATACTCCGGAGCAGCATCGGTAGCTGCTCTGTCCGGCCTAGCCGGCTGTTCTGGCGGGGGCGACTCTGGGGATGACTCCTATCCATCTGGTGACCTCCGATATATCGTCCCGTTCTCGGAAGGTGGGGGTACGGACACCTACGCCCGTCAGATCATCCCTGAGATGGGTAACGAACTCGGCGTTAATATCGCAATCGAGAACCTTCCCGGGGCAGCGTCCCTTCGTGGCACCGGCCAGCTCTACAACTCCGACTCGGACGGCAGTACGTTCGGCGGATTCAATCCGCCATCAACGCCAGTCTCTGCGATGGTCAACCCACCAGAGTTCGACCTCCAAGATCTGGTTGGTGTTGGCGCGTACGCACGTACACCCTTCGTCATCGTCTCGAACCCCAAATACGAAATTGAGAACATGAATGACCTGCTCAGCCGCTACCAGAGCGGGGAACTCACCACCTTCGGCGGGAAAGAGCGAGGTGGCGTGGACCACGTTCTCGCTCTCTTGATGAAGGGGAACTCCGAGTACAACCTTTCCTTTGAGCAGTACGTCGGATATGCAGGGTCTGGGCCTGCAGTGCAGGCAGTTATCTCCGATGAAATCCCGGCATCGATTAGTACGGACACCGCCGCCGCAGCCGCTGCTTCTGACAACAGTGTCAACACTGTTGCGTGTCTTTCCAGCGAGGGTACCAGTGTCTTCCCGGACCTCCAGTCCGTCACTGACGAGGGCCTCCCGAACATCGACTACCTTGGTCAACTTCGTCGGGGAATGTTCCTGCCTCCCGAGACGCCAGATAATGTTGTTGAGACGCTCAGTGGCGCGCTCGAGACGGCTCTCCAGACCGACCGCGTTCAAGAGTGGTCCGAAAACACCGGGAACGTTATCGAGTACGGCCCGCCTGAGGCGGCTGAGAACGCTGTTGCGAACGCCTTCGAAAAAGTCCCGAAAAACGTCGATCTTGAGGCCATCCGAAACTCCAACTAAACCCAGGTCCTCCCCCTACTAGGAACGCCCTCGTAGGTACTGGGGGAAGCATAATGTTTAGTACGTAGTTTCATAAAATACACTTACACCCGATGTATTGGTGTCCATAATGACCGTACAAGAATTGTATCAGCACCTCGTCGAAGACGTTATAGATCCTGAAAAGGCACTGCTAACCGTAATGACAATCATGTCAGGATACATGCTCTGGGGAACTACGCAGTTCGACATTACTAGCGCCGCTCGATTCCCCAGACTTACCGCATCAGTGGTTTTTATTGGGTCAATCCTTCTCCTGGCCCGAGAATACCTCCCGGACCCAATTGAGCAAGCAATTGTTAGCGAGGGAGCAGCGTTCGAAGCAGACGAAGAGTTCACCGAGCGCAAAGAAGAAATGGAGGAGGAAATTGCCGCTGAAGCCGAAGGCGGGGTCTCTGCGGTCGACAGGCCCATACATGACTCGATGTTCACAGCGCTCGCGGTCATCGGCTATGCGCTAATGGGCTACGCAATTGGGCTCCTCTGGGCTACACCGCTGTTCGTTATCACCTACGCGCGTTGGTTCCGTATTGACCCACTTCGGACAGTTGTCTTGGCAGTAATCGGTTTCGCCATCGCGTACAGCTTCATGGTCGTCCTCAACGTGCCAATAGATGCTGGTAAAGTCGTCCTTACCGGAGGTGCACCATGGCTGCCATAGTCGGTCCACTTACAGAGGCTGCTTCCACGCTCCTCTCGTGGCCAACGCCGCTCTGGGTAGTCGTGGGGCTTATCCTCGGCATGATCGCCGGGGCCCTCCCTGGTGTCGGTTCCTCACTTGGGATGGCGATTGTCCTCCCTCTCACGCTCCCACTTAGTCCAATAAGTGCTCTCGTCCTTCTCGTGAGTATGTACAGCGGGGCGATGTACGGCGGCAGTATCGCTGCCATTCTCGTGAATGTTCCGGGGACAGGTGCTGCAGCCGCAACAACGTTCGACGGTTATCCGATGTCGAAGGATGGACGGGCAGTAGAGGCTCTAACAATCTCTGCGACGTCCTCCGCACTCGGTGGGTTCCTTACTGTACTCACGCTTATTGCAATTTCACCGATCCTCATCGAGGCCGTCCTCTTGTTTGGGACGCCCGAGTATTTCTTGATGGCTGTCCTGGGCCTCTCGATGATCGGCG encodes the following:
- a CDS encoding Bug family tripartite tricarboxylate transporter substrate binding protein, with translation MPSEGNRHSVDRRSFLKYSGAASVAALSGLAGCSGGGDSGDDSYPSGDLRYIVPFSEGGGTDTYARQIIPEMGNELGVNIAIENLPGAASLRGTGQLYNSDSDGSTFGGFNPPSTPVSAMVNPPEFDLQDLVGVGAYARTPFVIVSNPKYEIENMNDLLSRYQSGELTTFGGKERGGVDHVLALLMKGNSEYNLSFEQYVGYAGSGPAVQAVISDEIPASISTDTAAAAAASDNSVNTVACLSSEGTSVFPDLQSVTDEGLPNIDYLGQLRRGMFLPPETPDNVVETLSGALETALQTDRVQEWSENTGNVIEYGPPEAAENAVANAFEKVPKNVDLEAIRNSN
- a CDS encoding tripartite tricarboxylate transporter TctB family protein, with the protein product MTVQELYQHLVEDVIDPEKALLTVMTIMSGYMLWGTTQFDITSAARFPRLTASVVFIGSILLLAREYLPDPIEQAIVSEGAAFEADEEFTERKEEMEEEIAAEAEGGVSAVDRPIHDSMFTALAVIGYALMGYAIGLLWATPLFVITYARWFRIDPLRTVVLAVIGFAIAYSFMVVLNVPIDAGKVVLTGGAPWLP